One segment of Pseudomonadota bacterium DNA contains the following:
- a CDS encoding ketosteroid isomerase family protein, whose protein sequence is MEAAKFAANWVDVVNKKSVTQILALYSGRATLLPTFSSIPAKGHNQIEAYFRRLLSRDAVAVELDDESVGVDDISANTKSTYGTYTFLYNVRGVRKSFPARFTFVLDTDNIAPIIHHHSSLIPPSS, encoded by the coding sequence ATGGAAGCAGCCAAATTTGCAGCCAATTGGGTAGATGTTGTTAATAAAAAATCCGTGACCCAGATACTTGCTCTTTACTCCGGAAGAGCCACTTTGCTGCCAACTTTTTCATCTATACCAGCCAAAGGGCACAATCAGATTGAAGCTTATTTTAGGCGATTGTTGTCTCGGGATGCTGTCGCTGTGGAGCTTGATGACGAATCAGTCGGCGTAGATGATATATCAGCGAATACAAAGTCTACTTATGGGACATATACTTTTTTGTACAACGTACGGGGAGTGAGAAAAAGTTTTCCGGCGCGATTCACCTTCGTTCTTGATACGGATAATATTGCACCCATAATACATCACCATTCATCACTAATTCCTCCTTCTTCATAA
- the dcd gene encoding dCTP deaminase, producing the protein MTIMPDSWIREKAHKDGMIDPFIDAQNRDGTISFGVSSYGYDARVSREFKIFTNVDNAIVDPKAFSDQSFVERDTDVCIIPPNSFALASTVEYFRIPRNVLVICLGKSTYARCGIIVNVTPLEPEWEGHVTLEFSNTTPLPAKIYAEEGACQFLFLKGDGEPDISYADRKGKYMGQRGVTLPRL; encoded by the coding sequence ATGACAATCATGCCAGATAGTTGGATTCGCGAGAAAGCCCATAAAGATGGCATGATTGATCCTTTTATTGATGCACAGAACCGTGATGGGACCATTTCGTTTGGTGTTTCATCATATGGATATGATGCGAGAGTAAGCAGAGAATTTAAGATTTTTACGAACGTGGATAATGCGATCGTTGATCCGAAGGCATTTTCGGACCAAAGTTTTGTCGAACGTGATACAGATGTCTGCATCATCCCACCAAATTCTTTTGCTCTTGCCTCTACGGTGGAATATTTCCGTATCCCTCGGAATGTTTTGGTTATTTGCCTTGGTAAGTCAACGTATGCTCGTTGCGGAATAATTGTGAATGTTACGCCGTTGGAGCCTGAGTGGGAAGGACATGTAACACTCGAATTTTCAAATACCACGCCATTGCCAGCGAAAATATATGCCGAAGAGGGAGCGTGCCAATTTTTGTTTCTCAAGGGTGATGGTGAGCCGGATATATCATATGCCGACCGGAAGGGAAAATATATGGGGCAACGAGGGGTAACTCTGCCTAGGTTGTAA
- the murA gene encoding UDP-N-acetylglucosamine 1-carboxyvinyltransferase — protein MDRVRIKGGHRIEGIIPISGAKNAALPLMAASLLTGEPVTLSNVPNLEDIRTLADLLEQHGVFVDRHLDRAEITFTACEISNTTAPYDLVRKMRASVLVLGPILSRFGKAKVSLPGGCAIGTRPIDLHLKALELLGADIVLDGGYVLASAPCGLKGADITFPFVSVGATENIMMAATLADGETRLINAAREPEIIDLANCLTSMGASIEGIGSDTLVIQGRKLLGGVRHTVMPDRIETGTYAMAAAATGGDVLLKGAQPKHLVAVTDKLTEAGAVITEIPGKNGGLRIACQGGGLVGVDVMTEPFPGFPTDLQAQFMALLSLSDGASMITEQIFENRFMHVPELMRMGANINLHGGSAMVRGVKALKGAPVMATDLRASVSLVIAGLAAEGETLVSRVYHLDRGYECLERKLASCGAQIERIED, from the coding sequence ATGGATCGCGTAAGAATCAAAGGCGGACACAGAATTGAGGGAATAATTCCAATTAGTGGAGCCAAGAATGCTGCTCTGCCTTTAATGGCCGCAAGTTTACTCACCGGGGAGCCGGTAACATTATCTAATGTGCCGAATTTGGAGGATATAAGAACGCTAGCTGACTTGCTTGAACAGCATGGTGTGTTTGTTGATAGACATTTAGATAGGGCAGAAATTACCTTTACTGCGTGCGAAATAAGTAACACGACAGCACCTTATGATTTGGTGAGGAAGATGAGGGCTAGCGTGCTTGTGCTCGGACCTATTCTCAGCCGATTCGGTAAAGCCAAAGTGTCATTGCCTGGTGGTTGTGCGATTGGTACTAGGCCTATTGATTTGCATTTAAAGGCTCTAGAGCTTTTGGGTGCAGATATAGTTCTCGATGGGGGCTATGTCTTGGCTTCAGCTCCCTGCGGATTGAAGGGCGCCGATATCACGTTTCCTTTCGTTTCAGTGGGAGCTACCGAAAATATTATGATGGCAGCCACCCTCGCTGACGGAGAAACGAGGTTGATCAATGCTGCCCGTGAACCTGAAATAATTGATCTCGCGAATTGTTTAACTTCCATGGGCGCAAGTATCGAGGGGATAGGGAGTGATACGCTGGTAATTCAGGGCAGAAAATTACTTGGAGGTGTGCGCCACACAGTCATGCCAGACAGAATTGAGACCGGGACATATGCAATGGCTGCTGCAGCTACCGGCGGCGACGTACTGCTGAAAGGTGCTCAACCGAAACATCTTGTTGCGGTAACTGATAAACTAACGGAGGCTGGGGCTGTAATCACAGAGATTCCCGGAAAGAACGGAGGGCTACGAATAGCTTGTCAAGGCGGTGGTTTAGTTGGTGTTGACGTTATGACTGAGCCCTTTCCCGGTTTTCCAACAGACCTTCAGGCCCAATTTATGGCTCTGCTGAGTCTATCGGATGGAGCGTCGATGATAACGGAGCAAATCTTTGAAAATCGATTCATGCATGTACCTGAACTGATGCGTATGGGTGCAAACATAAATTTGCATGGAGGGTCGGCAATGGTTCGAGGTGTTAAGGCCCTTAAAGGAGCGCCTGTGATGGCTACTGATCTTCGCGCTTCCGTTAGCTTAGTAATAGCGGGTCTTGCTGCTGAAGGTGAGACGCTAGTGAGTAGAGTCTATCATCTCGATCGTGGTTATGAATGTCTGGAAAGAAAATTAGCATCGTGTGGTGCGCAGATAGAGCGCATTGAGGATTAG
- a CDS encoding DUF2948 family protein, which produces MTEEAEYSPIKLRACSLEDLSLISALLQDAIVPIGDIAFLKDEKSFVLVASRYCWEYDNKGSGLRVLSGLRFDCVKRAVSREIDRRDRNQFLELLSINYSDGFVAIHFSRGGAVRLEVERLNVAVQDLSEPHPTTFQPRHSEN; this is translated from the coding sequence ATGACTGAAGAGGCGGAATATTCGCCTATAAAATTGAGAGCATGTTCGCTTGAAGACCTTTCGTTAATCTCGGCACTATTGCAGGACGCGATAGTGCCGATCGGAGATATTGCATTTCTTAAGGATGAGAAATCCTTTGTCTTAGTTGCAAGCAGATATTGCTGGGAATATGATAATAAGGGGAGCGGGCTTCGTGTTTTGTCCGGGCTCCGTTTTGATTGTGTAAAGCGCGCAGTTTCCAGAGAAATTGATCGTCGTGATAGAAACCAATTTCTGGAATTATTATCTATAAATTATTCAGATGGCTTTGTTGCAATCCATTTTTCTCGAGGAGGAGCGGTCCGTCTGGAGGTTGAGCGTCTCAACGTTGCTGTCCAAGACCTTTCCGAACCCCACCCAACAACATTTCAACCTCGGCATTCCGAAAATTGA
- a CDS encoding nuclear transport factor 2 family protein — translation MDQEKAMSLLRHFGKAFNKGDIEGILECVTEDFQWRLAEGPDAPDGKLVSGKDAVRAALQERDLATKEIKFSETSIHFSEEKVFGCFRATGELNDGTVVDQRGIDIYTFRDDKIAVKDSYWKRIDKNL, via the coding sequence ATGGACCAGGAAAAAGCAATGAGCTTACTGCGGCACTTTGGCAAAGCTTTTAATAAAGGCGATATCGAGGGTATTTTGGAATGTGTAACTGAGGATTTCCAATGGCGACTTGCAGAGGGTCCGGACGCACCTGATGGCAAGCTTGTCAGCGGGAAAGATGCGGTTCGCGCAGCTCTACAAGAACGTGATCTCGCGACCAAAGAAATAAAGTTTTCCGAAACATCCATCCATTTTTCCGAAGAAAAAGTGTTCGGCTGTTTCCGTGCCACTGGAGAACTTAATGATGGTACTGTAGTTGATCAAAGAGGCATAGATATTTACACATTCCGAGATGATAAAATTGCAGTGAAGGATAGTTACTGGAAACGCATCGACAAAAACCTTTAA